The region CGGTTTCCAATGAATCCATGTCCATGGCGACATTACGCACAACGCTGGCACCATTGCCGGCGGGGCCGCGGATTTCGCCATTCACCCGGAAATACACCGATCCAGACATGCCAGCCTGCAATGTTGGTGCAATCTCGGTTTCTGGCAAGGTATATTCTTCGCCCGCATTCAAAGTCTTTTCAAACAAGACTGACCCGTCTGCAGACCGCACACGCACCCAGGCGGGGCGCACCGAAAACAACACCACTTCGCGGGCGGTTTCTTCGAGAACCTGTGGAATAACCGGCGCGGGTTCGATGGCCTCGGCTATGGTGATGCTTGGGCTCTCTGGTGTGAAGGTGCCAATGGCCTGCGGGTTCAGCGTGGAAATTGGCGCATCGCGCGCTACCAGAACAGGCACATCCAGCGCTTGCGGACGATAAAGACGATCAAGCGCGGTTTCAGGCGGTGTGAACACGCCGGTGCCCTGTGCGGTTTGCACGTCGGCCCCTGCGGATGTGGCCCCTGATAGTGGATCAAGATCAGATAGAACCACGGGTGTCTGTTCAACTGGGGCCAAATGCACGCGCTGTACTTCGTTTAAGACGCTCCAGCCGCCATAGCCTATGCCAGCAATCAAGGCGACAAGCACCAGCGAAGAGCCAATGGCGCGCGGTTCGATGCGCGACAGGATGGAATCTTGAATGGGCGTGAATGGGGTGTTTGGCGTCATAAAGGGATCGCGCTCGCCAGAGGCAACAATATTGCTTTCTGGTTTGCGTTGCGTCGAGGCCTCTGAAGACATGCCGTGGGCCGTCTGGAAACCACTTTCGCGACAAAACTTAGCAAAAGTTTCATCCGGGTCCATGCCAAGATAGCGCGCATAAGAGCGCACATAACCGGCGATAAAGCCTGGTGTTTCAAATGCGGAAGGATCTGCATTTTCGATGGCGGCGATATAAGAAGCTTTAATGCGGAGTTCCCGCTGCACATCCAGCAATGACTTGCCGATGGTTGCGCGTTCGCCTCGCATTTCGTCGCCTAAACGAAAATCGTAATCGTCAAAACCCTTTGGACTCTGCTCGGTGTCCTTAGGTTTGCGCCATTTGCGCCTGATCATGCCCAAAAGCCTCACTGCATGCAGCTCGAATTATTGTCCCCGATTCGAGCTCGCCCCACTTATTGAGACCAAGTTAACACAGACGCAAATTATTTGCACTGCGCTACTTGCTTATCCGGCCAGCTCGGCACGATTCAGCGCACAGTGCGACCAGAGCTCGTCCATGGCTTTTACCAGTGCATCAATTTCTTTTGGCCCATGCACAGGTGACGGTGTAAACCGCAGCCGCTCGGTGCCGCGCGGCACCGTTGGATAATTGATCGGCTGCACATAGATTCCGTGATCCTGGAGCAACATATCGCTGAGCTTCTTGGTATGGGTTGGGTTTCCAACCATCACAGGCACAATATGTGTCCCATGGTCGATGATGGGCAGGCCCAGACCCTTGAGGCGCATTTTCAGAATTTTGGCCTGCATTTGATGTTGCTCACGCAGGGTGGAATCTGATTTCAAATGCGCGATCGAGGCTGCAGCGCCAGCCGCAACGGCCGGTGGCACGGACGACGTAAAGATGAAACCAGGAGCGTAAGAGCGGATGGCATCGCACATCTTTTCGCTGGCTGCGATATAGCCGCCCTGAACACCAAATGCCTTGGCCAAAGTGCCATTTATAATGTCGATACGGTCAGACAATCCATCCCGTTCCGCAACGCCACCGCCCCGAGGGCCGTACATGCCAACAGCGTGTACTTCGTCCAGATAGGTCAGCGCGTTAAATTCGTCTGCCAAATCACAGATCTCTGCAATGGGGCCAAAATCGCCATCCATTGAATAAATGGATTCGAACGCCAGAAGTTTTGGCGCGGCGGGGTCGTCGGCTTCTAGCAGTTCGCGCAGATGGGCCACGTCATTGTGACGGAACACACGTTTGGCCCCGCCCTGACGGCGAATGCCTTCGATCATCGAGGCATGATTGAGACTGTCTGAATAGATGATCAATCCAGGAAACAGACGATGCAGCGTCGATAAAGTCGCGTCATTGGCGTTATAGGCGCTGGTGAACAGCAGTGCAGATTCCTTTTGGTGCAGATCAGCAAGCTCTGCTTCCAAACGGTTGTGATAGACTGTTGTGCCTGAAATATTGCGTGTGCCGCCAGAGCCAGCACCTGTGGCATCAAGCGCTTCGTGCATCGCTTCAAGGACCGCCGGATGCTGCCCCATGCCCAGATAGTCGTTGCCACACCAAACGGTTATTGGCTGTTCAGTGCCGTCATCTTTGCGCCATGTGGCATGCGGAAAATGCCCTTTTTTGCGTTCAATATCGATGAACGTGCGATAACGACCTTCGTCGTGAAGGCTTTTAAGAGCGTTATCGAGCTTCGCGGAATAGTCCACTGGCTTACCTCCGGTTTGCTGGCGCACAGCTTGCGACCTAAGAGATTCGCCCCTAAGGGCCGAGTCTTGTTATTTCAAAGTGATATACTGCGCGTTTTCTTTATACGCTAGCTAACAATTTGTCGCTCTCAACACTTTGATCAAGATCAAGGAAACTGGACAGTCTGGAATTCGCTGTTAAGTTCGCCACAAAATTGCCTTATTCGCTAGAAAGAAAAATAATGTCCTTGGATAATGTGCTCGCCAGAATTGATGCTGATTTGCCTGCTGCGACCGAACGGTTGCTGGATTTGCTGCGTATCCCGTCCATTTCAACTGACCCTGCTTATAAGAAAGAGTGTGAGGCGGCGGCCGATTGGCTGGTCAAGGATCTAAACAGCATTGGCGTTCCCGCAGAAAAACGCGTCACACCAGGTCATCCGATGGTGGTTGGTCATATCAATGGTGACGGCCCACATGTGCTGTTTTATGGCCACTATGATGTGCAGCCGGTTGATCCACTGGACCTGTGGGACGCGGCCCCCTTTGAGCCAGCCTTGGAAGAAACTGCCGGCGGCATGGTGATCCGAGGACGCGGATCCTCTGACGACAAAGGCCAGCTGATGACCTTTGTCGAAGCCTGCCGCGCTTGGAAAGCAGAATATGGCACCCTGCCCTGCAAAATCACGTTTTTCTTTGAAGGCGAAGAAGAAAGCGGTTCGCCTTCGCTGGTGCCTTTCATGCAGGAAAATGCCGCAGAACTGAAATCAGACATCGCGTTGATTTGCGACACAGGTCTGTTTCAAAGTAAAACCCCGGCGATTATCACCACCCTGCGCGGTTTGCTGGGCGAAGAGATCACCATCCATGCGGCTGACAAAGATTTGCATTCCGGCATGTTTGGCGGTGTTGCGCAGAACCCTATTCGGGTTTTGTCCAAGATCATTGCAGGTTTGCACGATGAAACAGGTCGCGTGACGGTCAAAGATTTTTACGATGGGGTGCCTGATTTGACCCCCGAGGTGGCGGCCCAGTGGGATGCGTTGAATTTTGACCATGCAGCGTTTTTAGGTGATGTGAATCTTTCGGCCCCAGCCGGTGAGCAAGATCACACACCCTTAGAGATGATCTGGGCACGACCAACCTGCGAAGTGAACGGCATTATTGGCGGTTATACAGGCAAAGGGTTCAAAACTGTTTTGCCCGCGCAGGCCTCTGCAAAGCTAAGCTTTCGTCTGGTTGGCACCCAAGATCCCCTAAAAATTCGCGAAAACTTTCGCGCCTATGTGCAATCGATGCTGCCCGAAGATTGCACCGTTGATTTTACATCCCATGGGGCCTCTGGCGGGTCGTCTATGTCCACGGCGCATCCGGCCTTTGAGCAGGCACGCGGGGCCTTGTCCGAAGAATGGCCAGATGCGGCGGCCTTTGCGGGTTGCGGAGGCTCTATTCCGATTGCCGGGCATTTCAAAGAGATCCTGGGCACCGAAGCCATGCTGATTGGTTTTGCCAAGGATGACGATCAGATCCATTCGCCAAACGAGAAATACGACTTGGAAAGCTTTCACAAAGGCATTCGCAGCTGGGCGCGTATTCTGGATGCCATGACGCGAAAATAAATTGGTCCAAACCCAGACAAGCGCATCCAGAATTGGTTTTGGGTGCGCAACCTCTTAAAAATAGATGGTTTTTTTGTATTTTGCGCGTGGGCAAAAAAACTTTGTAAGAATGTGATATTGCCCCTTGCGCCCCCCCCGTGATTTTAGCTAAACACCGCCTCACGGACAGGTGGCCGAGTGGTCGAAGGCGCACGCCTGGAAAGTGTGTAGGCGGGAGACCGTCTCCAGGGTTCGAATCCCTGTCTGTCCGCCACCTCCCTTTTGATCGACGAATAGTTTGACTGGCCCATTCCTTGAGCTTGAGATTCTGATCCGTGTGCGCACCCGTCAGCGCGCGGGTGTTCAAGACCTGACCGGGGTGTTACCCGTCTAGGTGCAGGTTCACACGGCGGTTTTGTCGGCCTTTTTTCTCGATCTTACCAAGGCGCACGCGTCCGATTTCACCTGTGCGCCCGACATGGGTGCCACCACAGGGTTGCCAATCAACCTGTTCGTCACCCTGCCCGATGCGCACCATGCGAATGCGGCCACCTGTCATTGGCGGCGTGACCGACATGGTTTTTACCAGATCAGGATTTGCTTTCAGGTGATCAGCGGTTATCCAGTCCTCTGACACAATAAAGTCGCGTGATATCAGTTCATTAAGCTGATTTTCTAATTCTTGCTTATCGGTTGGAGACTCAGGCATGTCAAAGTCTAATCGGCCTTTTTCGATGCCGATTGACCCGCCGGTGACTGGCAAAGGAATGATGACAGACAGTAAATGCAAGGCGGTGTGAACGCGCATGTGACGGTGGCGGCGTTCCCAGTCTAGCTGTTGGATCACCTCGGTGCCGATGGCCGGCAGGCCCATGGGTTCTGCGGGCACCAGCGCGATCCCGGCGGTGTCTGCTTTGACCGCAGTGGCGATTTTCAGGGTGCCTTTGTCCCAAATCAAGTTGCCACTGTCGCCGGGTTGTCCGCCCCCTGTGGGGTAAAAGATCGTGCCCGCCAATATGATGCCACCTTCGGGTGTATGCCCAACAACGCGGCCTGTTGTTTCTCGCAGATAGGCATTTTCGCGAAACAAGAGATCGGTCATTCTGGGCTATCCTTATCCTTTTGGTGGGCGCTGCTATCTGACGTTTTTTTGGGGACCTGAGCAAGGGTTTCGGGGTTGCGAAACCAGATATCTGTTTGGGCAAATGGAATTTCGATGCCTTCGTCCATAAAGCGTTTGGCAATCTCAAAGTTCATTTCCGATTTGACGCTGAGCACCCAGTTCACATCGCGCAAAATGGCGCGGATTTCAAAGTCCAGTGAACTGGCCCCAAAGCCCTGAAACACCACGCTGGGCGCCGGATTGTCCAGCACCATTGGGTGGCTGGTGGCGATATCCAACAAGATGGTTTCGATCCGGCGCGGGTCGGTGCCGTAGGCCACACCAACCGGCACAATCACCCGACCGACGGTATTGCCGCGGGTGAAATTGGTGACTGTGCCGCTGACAAGATCTGCGTTGGGCACAATGACGTCGGTGCGATCAAAGGTTTCGATGCGGGTTGAGCGCACCGAGATGTCGCGCACATAGCCCATATTTCCGTTGACCTCGATCCAGTCGCCTTCGGAAATTGGACGTTCAATCAGCAAAATGATGCCGCTGACAAAGTTGGACACCACGTTTTGCAGGCCAAAACCAATGCCCACAGACAAGGCTCCGGCCACAAGAGCGATTGAACTAAGATCAATGCCAGCGGCGGTGATCGCCACGAGGGCTGCGAGGAAAATCCCAATATATCCCAGTCCGGATACGATGGCATTTTGCCCGCCAACATCCATTTTGGTTTTGGGTAAAACCGTGTTCTTAAGCGCCCCCTGTAGTAAGCGCGTCAGCATGTATCCGGCAAAGAAGATTAGGATAAAAGTAAAGAAGTCTGTGGGCGAAATACGGGTTTCGCCAATCGTTAAACCTTTGGAAATAGCCGTCCAAAGTTCGTTGAGTTCTGATGCACGTGTGCCCCAGACCATGGCCAGAAAGGGCACTGCTGCAAGCACCAGAAAGAACCCCAATAGCACAGGGATCAAGCTTTGACGTGCGGTGTCTTCGGTGCCTGTGACGACAGCAAAAACCGCCGTGGCAACCCGTTGTAAAACCAAAACAAAGGCTAGGATCTGCAGGCTGATAATGCTTGGGAAAATCAGGCGTTGCGCTGCGTTGAAATAGCCGATGGCCGCGAGTGCGATTGCGACAATGGCAATGCCGGTCAAAAGGCGGCCCAATATGGCAACCAGACGGTCACGATAGCCGCTGTCATGGGACTGGGTGTCGTGGTGTGCAAGCAATACCGCCAACCGCAAAAGCATCAGTCCGGCAAGTACAAACAGCGGCAGATAAACCACTGATATGGCGTCAGTTGACCAGCTGTCATAGCGGGCCAGTTCCGACAATATCGTATCCAGGGCCAGGCTGATCCCCAGCGCCCCGGCAAGCAACCTGCCCTCGCGGCGTTCTTCTGGGGCCAGGCGGATAAATGGCATCACCTGATCTGATTTTGGAAACACGCGCGTACCCAGCCAGAAAGACGCAAGGACCGCAAAGCCCGCTTGGGGCAAGGTTGATAAGACCAACTCGCCGCGCAGGCCAGCCAATTCAGTGGCATAGGCGGCCTCGATCAGCGCCAGTAGGCCGACAAAGGGCAAGATGATCTGGCCCAAAGATATGGCAGATGCTGCCAGCCAGCGCCCCATCGAAGCGGATTGGCTTTGCACCGAATAGGCAAGGCGCTCGAACCATTCGCGTCCACGCGCCAACAGCAAAAATGCCAGGGCAAGCAGCAGCAAAACCTTGGGCAGGTTTTCGCGAAATTCGGTTTGTTGTGATGGGTTTTGCCAGGCAGTTACTGTTTCGCTTGCGATACGGCTGGTCGAGTTTGACAGTGCGGCAAGGCCTGACGGCCAGGCCACCGGGTTTAGTGGTGTTGGGCCAAGCTCCAGCAGTTCTTCGGCTTTGCGGTTGCGGATAATGGCGTCGATGCTGCGGATCAGGCCGTCGGCTTTGCTATAGGCCACATCAGCGGTGCGGGCTGGTGCTTGCAGTTCAGACAGGCGGGCTGACAGATCTTGGCGTTGCAGCCGGATGTCT is a window of Cognatishimia sp. WU-CL00825 DNA encoding:
- a CDS encoding RodZ domain-containing protein, with the protein product MIRRKWRKPKDTEQSPKGFDDYDFRLGDEMRGERATIGKSLLDVQRELRIKASYIAAIENADPSAFETPGFIAGYVRSYARYLGMDPDETFAKFCRESGFQTAHGMSSEASTQRKPESNIVASGERDPFMTPNTPFTPIQDSILSRIEPRAIGSSLVLVALIAGIGYGGWSVLNEVQRVHLAPVEQTPVVLSDLDPLSGATSAGADVQTAQGTGVFTPPETALDRLYRPQALDVPVLVARDAPISTLNPQAIGTFTPESPSITIAEAIEPAPVIPQVLEETAREVVLFSVRPAWVRVRSADGSVLFEKTLNAGEEYTLPETEIAPTLQAGMSGSVYFRVNGEIRGPAGNGASVVRNVAMDMDSLETDYTVADISGDTELARVVALAAAQNVVIGNE
- the hemA gene encoding 5-aminolevulinate synthase, translated to MDYSAKLDNALKSLHDEGRYRTFIDIERKKGHFPHATWRKDDGTEQPITVWCGNDYLGMGQHPAVLEAMHEALDATGAGSGGTRNISGTTVYHNRLEAELADLHQKESALLFTSAYNANDATLSTLHRLFPGLIIYSDSLNHASMIEGIRRQGGAKRVFRHNDVAHLRELLEADDPAAPKLLAFESIYSMDGDFGPIAEICDLADEFNALTYLDEVHAVGMYGPRGGGVAERDGLSDRIDIINGTLAKAFGVQGGYIAASEKMCDAIRSYAPGFIFTSSVPPAVAAGAAASIAHLKSDSTLREQHQMQAKILKMRLKGLGLPIIDHGTHIVPVMVGNPTHTKKLSDMLLQDHGIYVQPINYPTVPRGTERLRFTPSPVHGPKEIDALVKAMDELWSHCALNRAELAG
- a CDS encoding M20/M25/M40 family metallo-hydrolase; the encoded protein is MSLDNVLARIDADLPAATERLLDLLRIPSISTDPAYKKECEAAADWLVKDLNSIGVPAEKRVTPGHPMVVGHINGDGPHVLFYGHYDVQPVDPLDLWDAAPFEPALEETAGGMVIRGRGSSDDKGQLMTFVEACRAWKAEYGTLPCKITFFFEGEEESGSPSLVPFMQENAAELKSDIALICDTGLFQSKTPAIITTLRGLLGEEITIHAADKDLHSGMFGGVAQNPIRVLSKIIAGLHDETGRVTVKDFYDGVPDLTPEVAAQWDALNFDHAAFLGDVNLSAPAGEQDHTPLEMIWARPTCEVNGIIGGYTGKGFKTVLPAQASAKLSFRLVGTQDPLKIRENFRAYVQSMLPEDCTVDFTSHGASGGSSMSTAHPAFEQARGALSEEWPDAAAFAGCGGSIPIAGHFKEILGTEAMLIGFAKDDDQIHSPNEKYDLESFHKGIRSWARILDAMTRK
- a CDS encoding alanyl-tRNA editing protein, whose protein sequence is MTDLLFRENAYLRETTGRVVGHTPEGGIILAGTIFYPTGGGQPGDSGNLIWDKGTLKIATAVKADTAGIALVPAEPMGLPAIGTEVIQQLDWERRHRHMRVHTALHLLSVIIPLPVTGGSIGIEKGRLDFDMPESPTDKQELENQLNELISRDFIVSEDWITADHLKANPDLVKTMSVTPPMTGGRIRMVRIGQGDEQVDWQPCGGTHVGRTGEIGRVRLGKIEKKGRQNRRVNLHLDG
- a CDS encoding DUF3772 domain-containing protein — encoded protein: MRHALRLIIVTVLLISSAVSLWAQTGDAPDYTLWQNVATRASEAVEAGRASDVALEELRQQLVDWRMQFDAARTTNANSIQIVENQLTALGDQPETASEPTDIRLQRQDLSARLSELQAPARTADVAYSKADGLIRSIDAIIRNRKAEELLELGPTPLNPVAWPSGLAALSNSTSRIASETVTAWQNPSQQTEFRENLPKVLLLLALAFLLLARGREWFERLAYSVQSQSASMGRWLAASAISLGQIILPFVGLLALIEAAYATELAGLRGELVLSTLPQAGFAVLASFWLGTRVFPKSDQVMPFIRLAPEERREGRLLAGALGISLALDTILSELARYDSWSTDAISVVYLPLFVLAGLMLLRLAVLLAHHDTQSHDSGYRDRLVAILGRLLTGIAIVAIALAAIGYFNAAQRLIFPSIISLQILAFVLVLQRVATAVFAVVTGTEDTARQSLIPVLLGFFLVLAAVPFLAMVWGTRASELNELWTAISKGLTIGETRISPTDFFTFILIFFAGYMLTRLLQGALKNTVLPKTKMDVGGQNAIVSGLGYIGIFLAALVAITAAGIDLSSIALVAGALSVGIGFGLQNVVSNFVSGIILLIERPISEGDWIEVNGNMGYVRDISVRSTRIETFDRTDVIVPNADLVSGTVTNFTRGNTVGRVIVPVGVAYGTDPRRIETILLDIATSHPMVLDNPAPSVVFQGFGASSLDFEIRAILRDVNWVLSVKSEMNFEIAKRFMDEGIEIPFAQTDIWFRNPETLAQVPKKTSDSSAHQKDKDSPE